GCAGGCCTACCGTCATGTCCGCCAGTTTGTAACCAATAAAGGCCACCACGCCAGACCACACGATAGTGATGGCAACGCTTTCCAGCTGTACCAGTACCTGATGGCCCATGGTCACCCCTTCAGCGAAACCGACACCGCCCAGCGACGTAGACGCGAAGATACCGGTCAGGATACAGCCCACGATGCCGCACACGCCGTGCACACCGAAGACATCGCACGGGTCATCAACACGCAACATACGTTTCAGCGCAGTAACGCCCCACAGCCCAGCCAGACCGGCAATCAGACCCACAATCAGCGCGCCGCCGACACCCACATAACCACAGGCCGGCGTGATACCAACCAGACCCGCGATGGCACCAGAACAAGCACCGAGCAGAGACGGCTTGCCGCGCATTGCCCATTCGCCAAATACCCACGCCAGAATAGCGGCCGCAGTAGCAACGACAGTGTTCACGAAGGCCAGCGCCGCGATTTCGTTCGCCGAGCTTGCAGAGCCAGCGTTGAAGCCAAACCAGCCAACATAGAGGATAGCGGTACCAGTGAAGACCATCGGCAGGTTATGCGGTTTGAATGCTTCTTTGCCAAAGCCCACGCGTTTGCCAATCAGGTAAGCCCCCACCAGACCTGCGATCGCGGCGTTGATGTGAACAACCGTACCGCCCGCGAAATCCAGCGCGCCGTGGGTTGCCAGCAGACCGCCGCCCCAGACCATGTGTGCAATCGGCACGTAAGAGAGCGTCAGCCATACTACTACAAAAATCAGCACCGCAGAGAAGCGAATACGCTCAGCCAGCGCGCCGACAATGAGGCCAACGGTGATACAAGCAAAGGAGCCCTGGAACGCCACGTGGATATACTGATAAATGCTGCCCATCACGGCTTTCAATTCGATGTTTTTTAACATCGCCCAGTTGAAGCTGCCGAAGAAGCTGTTGCCCTCGCCAAATGCCAGAGAGTAGCCGTAAACCACCCACAGGATGCACACCAGAGCGAAGGTGACGGCAACCTGCGTCAGCATCGACAGCACGTTTTTACCGCGGATCAAACCGCCGTAGAACAGCGCAATGCCCGGAATGGTCATAAATAGCACCAGCGCGGTGCAAATCATCATAAAGCCGTTGTCGGCTTTATCCGCCACAGCGGGAGCCGCCATCGCCAGGCCTGGCAGTAACGCCAGCGAAGCAAGAGCTGTTTTTACTGTTGTGTTTTTCATTGTTCCGATCCCCATCACTGTGTGTCTTGTATTACAGTGCCGCTTCGTCGGCTTCGCCGGTACGAATACGAATGACGCGTTGCAGCTCGGCAACGAAAATTTTGCCGTCGCCAATTTTTCCGGTGTAGGCCGCTTTGCTGATCACATCGATCACTTCATCGAGTTGATCGTCGGCGATCGCCACATCAATTTTTACTTTTGGCAGGAAATTGACGCTATATTCCGCACCGCGGTACAGCTCAGCGTGACCCTTCTGACGGCCAAAGCCTTTCACTTCAGTTACGGTCAGCCCTTGAATACCAATAGAAGAAAGCGCTTCACGCACGTCTTCAAGTTTGAATGGCTTAATCACCACGGTAACCAGCTTCATAGATCCCCCTCCAGTCGAATTCGATAATGGCCGCAGCTAACACGCAACAAACATTGCAATCGTTGTGCCAGGAATGAAAAGAGGGAGGATTTCAGGCCGTTAGTGCGCCCGGACGGGCAGCGTCAGAAAGGGAAAAAAGTCTGCATGAGATTCGGTATGTAAAGCGCAAAGAAAAACGCACCATGACAGTGCATGGTGCGTTACTTTTTTGCACCAACAGAGATTCCCTGAAAGTGCGTGCTTAATTTTGGTGCATCAGGCGATAAGCGACTCTTCACGTGCGCTGGCAGCCAGCTCTTCGCCGGCAAGCTGTAACTGATACATCTGCCAGTAACGGCCTTTCGCTTCAAGCAGTTGCTGATGTGTGCCGCGCTCAACCGCCTGCCCGCGATGCAATACCAGGATCGTTTCTGCTTCAACAATGGTCGATAAGCGGTGGGCGATCACCACCAGCGTCGTATGCTCACGCACGGCCGCCAGCGCGTGCTGAATCGCCTGTTCGGTGCCGGAGTCAATGTTCGCTGTCGCCTCATCCAGAATCAGGATCTGCGGTGTATCGACCAGCACGCGCGCCAGCGCCAGCAGTTGCTTTTGTCCCACCGAGAGGTTATTACCCTGCTCGCCCAACCGGGTGTAAATGCCGTCGCTCATCGTACGCGCCAGTTCCGCCAGTTGCACCGTTTCCAGCGCTTTCCACACCTGATCTTCGCTGATCTCACGTCCCAGTGTGACATTGGCAAAAAAGCTGTCCGCCAGCACCACCGGATCCTGCTGCACCATCGCTATACCTTTGCGCAGCGGCGCGTGCCCTAATGCAGAAAGAGGACGCCCGTCCAGACGGATCTCCCCTTTCGTCAGAGGGTAATAGCCCATTAACAGGCTGGCCAGCGTACTTTTCCCGCTGCCGGTGTGTCCGACCAGCGCGACAAAGCTGCGCGGTTCAACGTGCAGGGAGATATCCTGCAACACCAGTTGATCGTCGCGGTAAGCAAAAGAGAGATTGTCGATGTCAATAGACCCGCTTTGTAGCGGCGCGTCATCGTAACCATAAGTCTGGCGCGGCCTGTCCATCAGTTCGAACACGCGCTCGCCGGCGACGACTGCCTGCTGCAACATCGACTGCTGCGTTGTCAGCTCAATCAGCGGCTCGTTAAGACGCCCGAGATAACTGATAAAGGCGTACAGCACACCGACTTCTACCGTGCCTACGGACGAGAAACCAAACAGCATCAGCAAGCCACACAGCACCAGCGCGGAGAAAAGGCTCAACAATGGACGCAGCAAAAAGCCGTCCAGCCGCAGGGTTTGCATACGAGCGATATAGTGCGAACGGCTGGATTCGCTCATGCGTTCCCCAAAACGCGCCTGCTGACGGAACTGCTGAATAACGCTCATACCGTTGATGATTTCGTTGAAACCATCGTTGATATCCGCCAGATAAGCTCGCATACGCCGCACAATGGGCGTGCTGTAACGCTGGTAAAGCAGCATCACTATTAACACCGCCGGGAAAATTGCCATCGCCACCAGCGCCATACGCCAGTCGAGGCTGAACATCGCCACCAGCATCGCGCCAATCAGCGCCGCGCTGCGTAACACCGTTGCCACCACCGTGACGTAGAGATCGCGGATCACTTCAGTATCGTTGGTCACACGCGAAATAATTTGCCCGACGGGCTGGGTATCGAACGCGCTAAGCGGCTGGCGCAGGGCGGCGTCCATCACATCGGTACGCAACTGTTGCACGACGCCGACCGCCGCCTGGTTAAACAGCAGCGCTTGCGCATAATGCAGCAGGGCCGCCAGCAGTTGCAGGCCGATATAGACCGCCGCCATCCCGGCAACCACGCCGAGCGGCAGAGAGTTTTTCGCCACCATATTATCGATAAAGTAGCTGATCAGCGCCGGGCCAGAGACTTCGGCAATCGCCGCGATCCACAGCATCAGTACCGCTTTCGCCAACGGTTTGCGCCACGGTGAGCCATATTTCAGCAGGCGTTTAAGCGTTGGCCACTGTTTGGTGAAATTACGCATCAACCGCCTCCTGAGGCACATCATTCAGCGCCGCTTCCAGTTGCTGATAGCGATACATATCGCGATACCAGCCGGGCTGGCGCGCCAGTTGTTCGTGCTGGCCGCGTTGCGCGATGTGTCCATGCTGCATGACGATAATCTCACTGGCTTCAGTCAGCGCCGACAGACGATGCGCGCTGATAATAACGGTGCGTCCTTCGCCCCACTGGCGCAAATTATGCAAAATCTGGTGTTCAGTACGCCCATCCACGGCGGAGAGCGCATCATCAAGGATTAAAATCTCCGCATTCAGCAGCAGCGCACGGGCAATCGAGATTCGCTGCTTTTGCCCGCCGGAGAGCATCACGCCGCGCTCACCCACTTCGGTGTCATATCCCTGCGGCAGGCGCAGGATATCCTCGTGCACGCTGGCAAGTTTCGCCACATGCTCGATCTCCTCCTGCGTCGCACCGGGTTTACCCAGCGCAATATTGTTGCCCACGGTATCGGAGAAAAGGAAAGGCGTCTGGTTGACCACCGCCAGGCGGCTGCGCCAGGCGTCCAGTTGCAGGCGCGTCAGGGGGATATCGTGAAAACGGATGTCGCCCTGCTCAACATCGAAATGGCGCTGAATCAGAGAAAGCAATGTGGTTTTCCCGGCGCCTGTCGGGCCGCAAATGCCCAACATCTGGCCCGGTGCCAGCGTCACAGCCACATTGTTGAGCGTCGCGCTCTCGGTCTGCGGGTAACGAAATTCACGGATCGCGATATGCAAGTTACCGCGCCCTTCCGGCACGGGGTCGGAGCCGTCATTCACAACCGGTGCTTCCGCCAGCATATCGCGGATGCGACTGTAAGCCGCGCTGCCGCGCTCGACGATATTAAACATCCACGCCAGCGCCAGCATCGGCCAAATCATCAGCCCCAGATACATAGCGAAGCTGGTCAACTGGCCGAGCGTTAAGGAGTCGTGCACCACCATCCAGCTACCGCCGCCAATAGCCAGCATGTTCGCCATACCAATGGCGATATAAATAGTGGGATCGAAACGGGCATCAACGCGGGCCACGCGCATGTTTTTCGCGCCGGTGTCAGCCGCCTCACGGCTGAACAGTGCGGACTGGCGATCCTCCAGGCCGAACGCTTTGATCATGCGAATGCTGGTCATGCTCTCCTGGGTTCGATCGTTTAACGCAGAAAACGCCGCCTGCGCCAGCTTAAAGCGCTGATGCAACTGATCGCCGTAACGCTTGATAACCAGCGCCATAATAGGCATCGGTAATAGTGACAATAACGTGAGCTGCCAGCTGATTTGCGTTGACATCACCACCAGCACTACGCAGCCCATCACCAGCGAATCCACCAGCGTCAACACCCCTTCGCCCGCGGCAAAAACGACGCGATCGACATCGTTGGTCGCGCGCGCCATCAAATCACCGGTGCGGTGACGGAGATAAAATTCCGGGTGTTGTCGGCTCAACTGGCGGTAAAAATCTTCCCGCAACTCAACAGCCAGTTGATAGGATGCGCCGAACAGCCAGACGCGCCAGACGTAGCGCAGCAAGTAGGTGACGATCGCAACGGCGACCAAAACCCCCACCCACATCCACACTTGTTGCGTGGTGAAGTGCTGTTTGGTGACGCCATCCACCACAATCCCCACCACTTTGGGCGGAATAAGCTGCAAGATAGCAATAATAATAAGTAAGGCGACAGCCCCGAGATAGCGTTGCCATTCCCGGCGAAAGTACCAGCCTAACTGAGCAAATAATCGCACGCGGTAACATCCTGAACGTGATTTTCCGGCAGTGAATTACTGCCGCGAGGGTTATTCAATGGGCAAAGCCGTGGTGTATTTTATCTGTTCCATGGCGAAGCTAGAAGTGACATCTGACAGCCCCGGAACGCTGTTCACGAGCTTCTTGTAAAAGTCGTCATAGCGCTTCATATCGGCCACCTGCACCCGCAGAAGATAGTCGTATTCTCCCGCCATGCGCCAGAAACCGAGCACTTCCGGCATCTGCGTGACTTCATTAACGAAACGGCAGTACCAGTCGCTGCTGTGATGCTGGGTTTTGATCAGCACAAATGCCGTCAAATTTAACCCCAGCTTTTCGGCATCCAGCACCGCCACCCGACCGAGTAAAATACCGTCATCTTCCAGCCGCTTCAGACGTTTCCAGCACGGTGTGGTGGTCAGATTAACGGCATCTGCCAGCGCCTGCAAAGAGAGCGAACAATCCTGTTGCAGCAGCGAAAGCAGTTTGCGGTCAATTTTATCTAACATTACCCACCTCAGGAGAATATTTTTCTCTTAACAGTCTAATACAAAGGCGAAATGACAACCCTTTTTTCTTTCTCTTTCGCTAGACTGGGCACAAAATGACAAACGGATAACCACCATGAATAGCAACTGGGTTAAATACGCTATCAACGAAATCAATGCTGACGCACAGCGTTCGGCAGATACCCATTTGATCCGCCTGGCACTGCCCGGTTTTGCAGGCATCAACCTCTATTTAAAAGACGAAAGCACTCACCCGACCGGCAGCCTGAAGCACAGTCTGGCACGCTCGCTGTTTCTTTACGGCTTATGCAACGGCTGGATCAAAGAGGGCACCACGATTATTGAAGCCTCTTCTGGTTCCACGGCGGTTTCAGAAGCGTGGTTCGCACGGCTTTTAGGTTTACCGTTTATTGCCGTGATGCCGCACTGTACGGCGAAACGCAAGATTGAACAGATTGAGTTCTATGGCGGTCGCTGCCACTTTGTCGATAGCGCCTGCGAGATTTACGCCGAGTCCGAACGGCTGGCAAAAGAGTTGAACGGTCACTATATGGATCAATTCACTTTTGCCGAGCGCGCAACCGACTGGCGCGGCAATAACAACATTGCCGACAGTATTTTCCGCCAGATGAAAAATGAACCGCATCCGCAACCCGACTATATTGTGATGAGCGCGGGCACCGGCGGGACTTCCGCCACCATAGGCCGCTATATTCGCAGCCAGGGGTATGGCACCCAGCTGATGGTGGTCGATCCTGAAAACTCCGTATTCCTCGACTACTGGCAGCATCGCGACGCCACTCTGCGAAGCGCAGTGGGCAGTAAAATCGAAGGCATTGGCCGCCCGCGTGTGGAACCGTCGTTCATCGCCGACGTTGTTGATGAGATGCTGCGCGTGCCGGACGCGGCAAGCATTGCCACCGCACAATGGCTGGAAACGCAACTGGGGCGCAAAGTGGGCGCGTCCACCGGCACCAATATGTGGGGCGTGTTGCAGCTTGCCGCGCGGATGCGTGAAGAAGGCCGCAGCGGCTCTATCGTGACGCTGCTGTGCGACAGCGGTGAACGCTATCTGGACACCTACTACAACCCGCAATGGGTAGCGGCGAACTTTGGTGATATTGAGCAGTGGACAGCCGAAATCGCCCGCCTTACGGCATAAAAAAAAGCCAGGCAGTAGCGCCTGGCTTGCTGGAAAGATCTTTTCATTCGGGGGAATAAGGAAGATTGGGGGTGTCCAGCCAGTGGGTCAAAAAGTGTGATACCGCCTGATCCCGGCAGTGTCCAATTACCGGTAAATGGGGCAGCGCCGCACGCAGTTGCGGCATGGCGTTGCCCATGATCATTCCTTTACCGACGCTTTCGAGCATCTCTCTATCATTCATCGCATCGCCAAATGCCATGCAATCCTGCAAGGAATAACCCAGCGTCGTGCTGAGCACCGCCAGCGCCGAGCCTTTGTTGCACCCTACCGGCAGGATTTCCAGGCAGTCCATCGCGGAGAAACACGAGTGCGCACGTGCGCCCAGCGCCTCATTTAGTTGAATGCGCAAACGGCAAAGATCGTCGTGACCGCCAACAAAGCAGATTTTGGTCACGTCATGCGCTGGCAGGCGTTTGAGATCGGTGAGCTGGTAGGTAAATCCGCTATAAAGGTGCGCCTGCAACGTCTCTGGCAGCGCTTTGTCGGTCAACCAACCCGAATCATTGAAAACGTGGACTGTAGCTTCGGTTTCCCAGCGACTGTGCAGCACCAGATCGGCCACTTCCGGGTTGAGATCCTGGCGATACAGCACCTCACCTTCACGAGAGTGGATCCGCGTACCGTTACCGGTAATTAAAAAGGCATCCATCGCGATAGCTCTGAGAATGCGGCGCATCTCCAGCGCGTGCCGCCCGGTTGCAAAAGCGAGCGTCACCTCCCGCTCATGTAAGCGCCGGAGTGTAGCTAACGTTCGATCGCCCAAACGATGGTCGGGCATTAACAGGGTGCCATCCATGTCAAAAGCGGCCAGACGTGCCATGATTTTTCTCCGCTTGTAGTGCGTTTTTGTGAAATTCAGTGTTGTGTTCCAGTATTGCGTGGGATATACGGAAGTAATAGTGAATAGATGAAAATTATTGTTCCGGGTTTATGCGACAACTGAATCGGCTTAATCAATACCAGCGTCTGTGGCAGGCATCTGCCGGAGAGGCGCAATCCGTCAGCATTCGTGAACTGGCGACGCGCTGTTTTTGCAGCGAGAGGCATATGCGCACGCTGCTGCGCCAGATGCAGGACGCGGGTTGGTTAAACTGGCACTCGCAATCCGGGCGCGGCAAGCGCGGTGAGCTTCATTTTCTCGTCACACCTGAATCCCTGCACAGCGAAATGCTGGAGTTCGCATTAAACACCGGGCAGCAGCAGAACGCGCTAGCACTGGCGCAGCTCGATCCTGACGATCTGCGGGCGTTGCTCAATCCCTTTTTGGGTGGCTTATGGCAAAACGAAACGCCGACGCTGCGCATTCCCTATTATCGCCCGCTGGATCCGCTGGTACCGGGATTTCTTCCCGGCCGTGCGGAACAGCATTTAGCCGGGCAGATTTTTAGCGGCTTAACGCGTTTCGTGACGCGCAGTTTCCAGCCGCAGGGCGACCTGGCGCATCACTGGGATGTCAGCCCCGATGGGTTGTGCTGGCGTTTTCATCTGCACTCAACGTTGCACTGGCATAACGGCGACGCCGTGACGGCTGAACAGTTGCAGGCGCAACTGCACAAGCTGCTGACGCTGCCCGCCCTGCAAAAGCTGTTTGCCAGCGTCGAGCGTATCGACATAACGCATCCCTGGTGTTTGACCTTCAAGCTGCATCACCCGGATTACTGGCTGGCGCACAGGCTAGCCAGCTATGGCAGCCGTCTGGCGCACCCGCAACAACCGATGCTGGGTACCGGCCCTTTTCGGCTGGTGACATTCAGCCGGGAGCTGGTTCGTCTGGAAAGCCACGACTATTACCACCTGGGCCACCCGCTGCTTAAAGCGGTGGAATTTTGGATAACCCCGCAACTCTTTGAGCAAGATCTTGGCACCAGTTGTCGACACCCGGTACAGATTGCCATCGGCGAGGCTGATGAGTTGCAGCACTTGCAGCCGGTGAGTAACAGTATCAGCCTGGGGTTCTGCTACCTTACTCTGCGTCCGGGTGCGCGGTTGAATGACGCCCAGCTACGCCGGCTGGTGCAGATTATTCACCACTCTTCGCTACTGCAAACGCTGCCGCTGGATGAGGATCTCATCACGCCAAGTCGGGAGCTTTTACCCGGCTGGCAAATGCCAGACTGGCCCACAGAACAGGTTTCGCTGCCGAATAAACTTACGCTGGTTTATCACTTACCCGTGGAGTTACACACCATGGCGGAACAGTTTAAGCGGCATTTACAGACACTTGGCTGTGAACTGACGGTGATTTTCCATAACGGCAAAAACTGGGAAGGGTGTACTCAGCTCGCCAGCGCCGATTTGATGATGGGTGACAGGCTAATCGGCGAAGCGCCAGAATGCACGCTGGAACAGTGGCTGCGCTGCGATCCGCTGTGGCCAAACCTGCTGAGCGCTCAACAGTTTGCGCATCAGCAAGCCACACTGGATGCAGTTCAACGCCAACCCGACGAACAGCAGCGCAACCGCGCACTACAGGATGTTTTTTATCACTTGATGGACAACGCTATTCTCACCCCGATGTTTAATTATCAGTACCGCATTAGTGCGCCACCGGGCGTGGAAGGGATCCACCTGAATACGCGCGGCTGGTTTGATTTTGCCGAGGCCTGGCTCCCTGCTCCATCGCTGTGAAGAAGCTGGTCGCTGCCAGCCGCTCGCGCTACCATAGCGCTTTATTTGTCATTGTCAGGAAGAATTATGAAACGTGCCGTTGTCGTGTTTAGTGGCGGACAAGACTCCACAACCTGCCTTGTTCAGGCGTTGCAGCACTACGATGAAGTGCATTGCGTGACTTTTGATTACGGGCAGCGTCATCGCGCCGAAATTGATGTGGCACGAGAACTTGCGCTAACGCTGGGCGCACGCGCACATAAAGTGCTGGATGTAACGCTGCTGAATGAACTGGCGGTGAGTAGCCTGACGCGCGACAGCATTCCGGTTCCGGATTATGAACCCGACGCGACCGGCATTCCGAACACCTTCGTGCCGGGACGTAATATTCTGTTTCTGACACTGGCCGCCGTATATGCCTATCAGGTGCAGGCGGAAGCAGTGATCACCGGCGTATGCGAAACGGATTTTTCCGGTTATCCCGACTGCCGCGATGAGTTTGTTAAGGCGCTGAATCATGCGATCAACCTGGGCCTGGCAAAAGAGATTCGTTTTGAAACGCCGCTGATGTGGATTGATAAAGCCGAGACCTGGGCGCTCGCGGATTACTGGGGCAAGTTGGATCTGGTTCGCAGCGAGACGCTGACCTGCTATAACGGCATCAAAGGCGATGGCTGCGGGCATTGTGCCGCCTGTAACCTGCGCGCCAATGGTTTACAGCACTACCTGGCGGACAAACCCGCCGTGATGGCGGCAATGAAACAGAAAACCGGGCTCAAGTAAGCACGCTACACGGCCCGGTGAGCGAGCGCGCCACCGGGCTTTAGCCTGATGGCGGCATTGCGTTATCCGAACGACGAAACGGTGCTTAAAGGATGAATTAGTCGCCTTCGCGGATCATCTTTTCAAGCCTTTCTCTCAGTTCGCTTTCCAGCGCCAGCGCTTTTTGCGTTTTGAGATCGATACAGACAAACGTCACCAGCGCGTCAGCAACCATTTGCCCCTCAGGGTTCAATGTCACAGCCTGGCTCAGCACACCGCTTTTGCCATTAATCTGCTGCACATGGCTGGTTACCGTAAGCACATCGCCCAATACGGCCGGACGGCGATAGTTGATATTGATATTGACCACCACGAAAGCGATGTTGTTGGCGGTCATCCATTTAAAGCTCTCGTTGTTTTCCAGCCCATCCCAGCGCGCCTCTTCAAGAAACTCCAGATAGCGGGCATTATTCACATGTTGGTAGACATCAAGATGAAAACCACGAACTTTGATTTGCGTCTGCATAGCGCTTCAACCTTTACCGTTTATAGTTATAGAGACAGAGGTCATACTGGTATGACCTCTTTATTCTGGCAAAGATTAGCGACTACG
This genomic interval from Kosakonia sacchari SP1 contains the following:
- the amtB gene encoding ammonium transporter AmtB, translated to MKNTTVKTALASLALLPGLAMAAPAVADKADNGFMMICTALVLFMTIPGIALFYGGLIRGKNVLSMLTQVAVTFALVCILWVVYGYSLAFGEGNSFFGSFNWAMLKNIELKAVMGSIYQYIHVAFQGSFACITVGLIVGALAERIRFSAVLIFVVVWLTLSYVPIAHMVWGGGLLATHGALDFAGGTVVHINAAIAGLVGAYLIGKRVGFGKEAFKPHNLPMVFTGTAILYVGWFGFNAGSASSANEIAALAFVNTVVATAAAILAWVFGEWAMRGKPSLLGACSGAIAGLVGITPACGYVGVGGALIVGLIAGLAGLWGVTALKRMLRVDDPCDVFGVHGVCGIVGCILTGIFASTSLGGVGFAEGVTMGHQVLVQLESVAITIVWSGVVAFIGYKLADMTVGLRVPEEQEREGLDVNSHGENAYNA
- the glnK gene encoding P-II family nitrogen regulator; translated protein: MKLVTVVIKPFKLEDVREALSSIGIQGLTVTEVKGFGRQKGHAELYRGAEYSVNFLPKVKIDVAIADDQLDEVIDVISKAAYTGKIGDGKIFVAELQRVIRIRTGEADEAAL
- a CDS encoding SmdB family multidrug efflux ABC transporter permease/ATP-binding protein, which produces MRNFTKQWPTLKRLLKYGSPWRKPLAKAVLMLWIAAIAEVSGPALISYFIDNMVAKNSLPLGVVAGMAAVYIGLQLLAALLHYAQALLFNQAAVGVVQQLRTDVMDAALRQPLSAFDTQPVGQIISRVTNDTEVIRDLYVTVVATVLRSAALIGAMLVAMFSLDWRMALVAMAIFPAVLIVMLLYQRYSTPIVRRMRAYLADINDGFNEIINGMSVIQQFRQQARFGERMSESSRSHYIARMQTLRLDGFLLRPLLSLFSALVLCGLLMLFGFSSVGTVEVGVLYAFISYLGRLNEPLIELTTQQSMLQQAVVAGERVFELMDRPRQTYGYDDAPLQSGSIDIDNLSFAYRDDQLVLQDISLHVEPRSFVALVGHTGSGKSTLASLLMGYYPLTKGEIRLDGRPLSALGHAPLRKGIAMVQQDPVVLADSFFANVTLGREISEDQVWKALETVQLAELARTMSDGIYTRLGEQGNNLSVGQKQLLALARVLVDTPQILILDEATANIDSGTEQAIQHALAAVREHTTLVVIAHRLSTIVEAETILVLHRGQAVERGTHQQLLEAKGRYWQMYQLQLAGEELAASAREESLIA
- a CDS encoding SmdA family multidrug ABC transporter permease/ATP-binding protein; its protein translation is MRLFAQLGWYFRREWQRYLGAVALLIIIAILQLIPPKVVGIVVDGVTKQHFTTQQVWMWVGVLVAVAIVTYLLRYVWRVWLFGASYQLAVELREDFYRQLSRQHPEFYLRHRTGDLMARATNDVDRVVFAAGEGVLTLVDSLVMGCVVLVVMSTQISWQLTLLSLLPMPIMALVIKRYGDQLHQRFKLAQAAFSALNDRTQESMTSIRMIKAFGLEDRQSALFSREAADTGAKNMRVARVDARFDPTIYIAIGMANMLAIGGGSWMVVHDSLTLGQLTSFAMYLGLMIWPMLALAWMFNIVERGSAAYSRIRDMLAEAPVVNDGSDPVPEGRGNLHIAIREFRYPQTESATLNNVAVTLAPGQMLGICGPTGAGKTTLLSLIQRHFDVEQGDIRFHDIPLTRLQLDAWRSRLAVVNQTPFLFSDTVGNNIALGKPGATQEEIEHVAKLASVHEDILRLPQGYDTEVGERGVMLSGGQKQRISIARALLLNAEILILDDALSAVDGRTEHQILHNLRQWGEGRTVIISAHRLSALTEASEIIVMQHGHIAQRGQHEQLARQPGWYRDMYRYQQLEAALNDVPQEAVDA
- a CDS encoding Lrp/AsnC family transcriptional regulator, whose protein sequence is MLDKIDRKLLSLLQQDCSLSLQALADAVNLTTTPCWKRLKRLEDDGILLGRVAVLDAEKLGLNLTAFVLIKTQHHSSDWYCRFVNEVTQMPEVLGFWRMAGEYDYLLRVQVADMKRYDDFYKKLVNSVPGLSDVTSSFAMEQIKYTTALPIE
- a CDS encoding PLP-dependent cysteine synthase family protein, coding for MNSNWVKYAINEINADAQRSADTHLIRLALPGFAGINLYLKDESTHPTGSLKHSLARSLFLYGLCNGWIKEGTTIIEASSGSTAVSEAWFARLLGLPFIAVMPHCTAKRKIEQIEFYGGRCHFVDSACEIYAESERLAKELNGHYMDQFTFAERATDWRGNNNIADSIFRQMKNEPHPQPDYIVMSAGTGGTSATIGRYIRSQGYGTQLMVVDPENSVFLDYWQHRDATLRSAVGSKIEGIGRPRVEPSFIADVVDEMLRVPDAASIATAQWLETQLGRKVGASTGTNMWGVLQLAARMREEGRSGSIVTLLCDSGERYLDTYYNPQWVAANFGDIEQWTAEIARLTA
- the cof gene encoding HMP-PP phosphatase, which codes for MARLAAFDMDGTLLMPDHRLGDRTLATLRRLHEREVTLAFATGRHALEMRRILRAIAMDAFLITGNGTRIHSREGEVLYRQDLNPEVADLVLHSRWETEATVHVFNDSGWLTDKALPETLQAHLYSGFTYQLTDLKRLPAHDVTKICFVGGHDDLCRLRIQLNEALGARAHSCFSAMDCLEILPVGCNKGSALAVLSTTLGYSLQDCMAFGDAMNDREMLESVGKGMIMGNAMPQLRAALPHLPVIGHCRDQAVSHFLTHWLDTPNLPYSPE
- a CDS encoding SgrR family transcriptional regulator produces the protein MRQLNRLNQYQRLWQASAGEAQSVSIRELATRCFCSERHMRTLLRQMQDAGWLNWHSQSGRGKRGELHFLVTPESLHSEMLEFALNTGQQQNALALAQLDPDDLRALLNPFLGGLWQNETPTLRIPYYRPLDPLVPGFLPGRAEQHLAGQIFSGLTRFVTRSFQPQGDLAHHWDVSPDGLCWRFHLHSTLHWHNGDAVTAEQLQAQLHKLLTLPALQKLFASVERIDITHPWCLTFKLHHPDYWLAHRLASYGSRLAHPQQPMLGTGPFRLVTFSRELVRLESHDYYHLGHPLLKAVEFWITPQLFEQDLGTSCRHPVQIAIGEADELQHLQPVSNSISLGFCYLTLRPGARLNDAQLRRLVQIIHHSSLLQTLPLDEDLITPSRELLPGWQMPDWPTEQVSLPNKLTLVYHLPVELHTMAEQFKRHLQTLGCELTVIFHNGKNWEGCTQLASADLMMGDRLIGEAPECTLEQWLRCDPLWPNLLSAQQFAHQQATLDAVQRQPDEQQRNRALQDVFYHLMDNAILTPMFNYQYRISAPPGVEGIHLNTRGWFDFAEAWLPAPSL
- the queC gene encoding 7-cyano-7-deazaguanine synthase QueC; translated protein: MKRAVVVFSGGQDSTTCLVQALQHYDEVHCVTFDYGQRHRAEIDVARELALTLGARAHKVLDVTLLNELAVSSLTRDSIPVPDYEPDATGIPNTFVPGRNILFLTLAAVYAYQVQAEAVITGVCETDFSGYPDCRDEFVKALNHAINLGLAKEIRFETPLMWIDKAETWALADYWGKLDLVRSETLTCYNGIKGDGCGHCAACNLRANGLQHYLADKPAVMAAMKQKTGLK
- a CDS encoding YbgC/FadM family acyl-CoA thioesterase is translated as MQTQIKVRGFHLDVYQHVNNARYLEFLEEARWDGLENNESFKWMTANNIAFVVVNININYRRPAVLGDVLTVTSHVQQINGKSGVLSQAVTLNPEGQMVADALVTFVCIDLKTQKALALESELRERLEKMIREGD